A stretch of Amblyraja radiata isolate CabotCenter1 chromosome 34, sAmbRad1.1.pri, whole genome shotgun sequence DNA encodes these proteins:
- the st8sia2 gene encoding alpha-2,8-sialyltransferase 8B isoform X2, whose product MRLGFTTWLFGLLTLLAILLILADISEVEMEFGFSEGRRPMKTAKEMPQDKCCRGEAITDISSSTGPVTGNLEIIEPQVPKWKLNATLTARIRKDILRFLDAEKDISVLKGKLKPGDIIHYIFDRDRTLNISSSLYELLPRTSPMKNKHFKQCAIVGNSGILLNSGCGREIDSHEFVIRCNLAPVEVYAQDVGQKTDLVTMNPSVVQRAFEDLKNETWKEKLLHRLKMLDSAILWIPAFMAKGGEERVEWVNNLIIEHKIHVQTAYPSLRLLHAVRGYWLTNRVLIKRPTTGLLMYTLATRFCDEIHLYGFWPFSKDQKGKAVKYHYYDSLTYEYNSRATPHTMPLEFKTLKSLHLRGALKLNVGECNMATQG is encoded by the exons ATGCGCCTGGGATTCACCACTTGGCTCTTCGGACTCCTCACTCTGCTGGCGATCCTTCTCATCCTGGCCGATATCTCCGAGGTGGAGATGGAATTCGG GTTTTCAGAGGGAAGGAGACCCATGAAGACAGCCAAGGAGATGCCCCAGGACAAGTGTTGTAG GGGAGAGGCGATCACAGACATCTCATCCAGCACAGGGCCAGTGACTGGGAATCTGGAGATCATCGAACCACAGGTACCAAAGTGGAAGCTTAACGCCACACTGACGGCACGGATAAG GAAAGATATTCTGAGGtttctggatgcagagaaggacaTCTCCGTGCTGAAAGGCAAACTGAAGCCGGGAGATATCATTCATTATATTTTTGACAGGGACAGGACTCTGAATATATCCTCTAGCCTGTACGAGCTATTACCAAGGACATCGCCAATGAAGAACAAGCACTTCAAACAGTGCGCCATTGTGGGAAACTCTGGGATTCTGCTGAACAGTGGATGTGGGCGAGAGATTGACTCACATGAGTTTGTGATAAG ATGCAACCTTGCCCCAGTGGAAGTGTATGCTCAGGATGTTGGCCAGAAGACCGATTTGGTGACGATGAATCCTTCGGTGGTGCAGCGTGCATTTGAGGATCTGAAGAACGAGACGTGGAAGGAGAAACTGTTGCACCGGTTGAAGATGCTGGACAGCGCCATCCTCTGGATCCCAGCGTTCATGGCCAAAGGGGGAGAGGAGCGTGTCGAGTGGGTGAACAACCTCATCATTGAGCACAAGATCCACGTGCAGACCGCCTACCCATCACTGAGGCTCCTACACGCAGTGCGGGG GTACTGGCTGACTAACAGGGTTCTGATCAAACGTCCCACCACCGGCCTCTTGATGTACACTCTCGCCACTCGCTTCTGCGATGAGATCCATCTCTATGGCTTCTGGCCTTTCTCCAAGGACCAAAAGGGAAAGGCAGTGAAGTATCACTATTACGACAGTCTGACGTACGAGTACAACTCACGGGCTACGCCGCACACAATGCCTCTGGAGTTCAAGACACTGAAAAGCCTGCACCTTCGGGGTGCATTGAAGCTAAACGTTGGAGAGTGCAACATGGCAACGCAGGGTTAG
- the st8sia2 gene encoding alpha-2,8-sialyltransferase 8B isoform X4: MLLDLLSRFSEGRRPMKTAKEMPQDKCCRGEAITDISSSTGPVTGNLEIIEPQVPKWKLNATLTARIRKDILRFLDAEKDISVLKGKLKPGDIIHYIFDRDRTLNISSSLYELLPRTSPMKNKHFKQCAIVGNSGILLNSGCGREIDSHEFVIRCNLAPVEVYAQDVGQKTDLVTMNPSVVQRAFEDLKNETWKEKLLHRLKMLDSAILWIPAFMAKGGEERVEWVNNLIIEHKIHVQTAYPSLRLLHAVRGYWLTNRVLIKRPTTGLLMYTLATRFCDEIHLYGFWPFSKDQKGKAVKYHYYDSLTYEYNSRATPHTMPLEFKTLKSLHLRGALKLNVGECNMATQG, encoded by the exons atgctgcttgacctgctgag CAGGTTTTCAGAGGGAAGGAGACCCATGAAGACAGCCAAGGAGATGCCCCAGGACAAGTGTTGTAG GGGAGAGGCGATCACAGACATCTCATCCAGCACAGGGCCAGTGACTGGGAATCTGGAGATCATCGAACCACAGGTACCAAAGTGGAAGCTTAACGCCACACTGACGGCACGGATAAG GAAAGATATTCTGAGGtttctggatgcagagaaggacaTCTCCGTGCTGAAAGGCAAACTGAAGCCGGGAGATATCATTCATTATATTTTTGACAGGGACAGGACTCTGAATATATCCTCTAGCCTGTACGAGCTATTACCAAGGACATCGCCAATGAAGAACAAGCACTTCAAACAGTGCGCCATTGTGGGAAACTCTGGGATTCTGCTGAACAGTGGATGTGGGCGAGAGATTGACTCACATGAGTTTGTGATAAG ATGCAACCTTGCCCCAGTGGAAGTGTATGCTCAGGATGTTGGCCAGAAGACCGATTTGGTGACGATGAATCCTTCGGTGGTGCAGCGTGCATTTGAGGATCTGAAGAACGAGACGTGGAAGGAGAAACTGTTGCACCGGTTGAAGATGCTGGACAGCGCCATCCTCTGGATCCCAGCGTTCATGGCCAAAGGGGGAGAGGAGCGTGTCGAGTGGGTGAACAACCTCATCATTGAGCACAAGATCCACGTGCAGACCGCCTACCCATCACTGAGGCTCCTACACGCAGTGCGGGG GTACTGGCTGACTAACAGGGTTCTGATCAAACGTCCCACCACCGGCCTCTTGATGTACACTCTCGCCACTCGCTTCTGCGATGAGATCCATCTCTATGGCTTCTGGCCTTTCTCCAAGGACCAAAAGGGAAAGGCAGTGAAGTATCACTATTACGACAGTCTGACGTACGAGTACAACTCACGGGCTACGCCGCACACAATGCCTCTGGAGTTCAAGACACTGAAAAGCCTGCACCTTCGGGGTGCATTGAAGCTAAACGTTGGAGAGTGCAACATGGCAACGCAGGGTTAG
- the st8sia2 gene encoding alpha-2,8-sialyltransferase 8B isoform X1, with protein MRLGFTTWLFGLLTLLAILLILADISEVEMEFGRFSEGRRPMKTAKEMPQDKCCRGEAITDISSSTGPVTGNLEIIEPQVPKWKLNATLTARIRKDILRFLDAEKDISVLKGKLKPGDIIHYIFDRDRTLNISSSLYELLPRTSPMKNKHFKQCAIVGNSGILLNSGCGREIDSHEFVIRCNLAPVEVYAQDVGQKTDLVTMNPSVVQRAFEDLKNETWKEKLLHRLKMLDSAILWIPAFMAKGGEERVEWVNNLIIEHKIHVQTAYPSLRLLHAVRGYWLTNRVLIKRPTTGLLMYTLATRFCDEIHLYGFWPFSKDQKGKAVKYHYYDSLTYEYNSRATPHTMPLEFKTLKSLHLRGALKLNVGECNMATQG; from the exons ATGCGCCTGGGATTCACCACTTGGCTCTTCGGACTCCTCACTCTGCTGGCGATCCTTCTCATCCTGGCCGATATCTCCGAGGTGGAGATGGAATTCGG CAGGTTTTCAGAGGGAAGGAGACCCATGAAGACAGCCAAGGAGATGCCCCAGGACAAGTGTTGTAG GGGAGAGGCGATCACAGACATCTCATCCAGCACAGGGCCAGTGACTGGGAATCTGGAGATCATCGAACCACAGGTACCAAAGTGGAAGCTTAACGCCACACTGACGGCACGGATAAG GAAAGATATTCTGAGGtttctggatgcagagaaggacaTCTCCGTGCTGAAAGGCAAACTGAAGCCGGGAGATATCATTCATTATATTTTTGACAGGGACAGGACTCTGAATATATCCTCTAGCCTGTACGAGCTATTACCAAGGACATCGCCAATGAAGAACAAGCACTTCAAACAGTGCGCCATTGTGGGAAACTCTGGGATTCTGCTGAACAGTGGATGTGGGCGAGAGATTGACTCACATGAGTTTGTGATAAG ATGCAACCTTGCCCCAGTGGAAGTGTATGCTCAGGATGTTGGCCAGAAGACCGATTTGGTGACGATGAATCCTTCGGTGGTGCAGCGTGCATTTGAGGATCTGAAGAACGAGACGTGGAAGGAGAAACTGTTGCACCGGTTGAAGATGCTGGACAGCGCCATCCTCTGGATCCCAGCGTTCATGGCCAAAGGGGGAGAGGAGCGTGTCGAGTGGGTGAACAACCTCATCATTGAGCACAAGATCCACGTGCAGACCGCCTACCCATCACTGAGGCTCCTACACGCAGTGCGGGG GTACTGGCTGACTAACAGGGTTCTGATCAAACGTCCCACCACCGGCCTCTTGATGTACACTCTCGCCACTCGCTTCTGCGATGAGATCCATCTCTATGGCTTCTGGCCTTTCTCCAAGGACCAAAAGGGAAAGGCAGTGAAGTATCACTATTACGACAGTCTGACGTACGAGTACAACTCACGGGCTACGCCGCACACAATGCCTCTGGAGTTCAAGACACTGAAAAGCCTGCACCTTCGGGGTGCATTGAAGCTAAACGTTGGAGAGTGCAACATGGCAACGCAGGGTTAG
- the st8sia2 gene encoding alpha-2,8-sialyltransferase 8B isoform X3, translating to MSRSLDHHSRFSEGRRPMKTAKEMPQDKCCRGEAITDISSSTGPVTGNLEIIEPQVPKWKLNATLTARIRKDILRFLDAEKDISVLKGKLKPGDIIHYIFDRDRTLNISSSLYELLPRTSPMKNKHFKQCAIVGNSGILLNSGCGREIDSHEFVIRCNLAPVEVYAQDVGQKTDLVTMNPSVVQRAFEDLKNETWKEKLLHRLKMLDSAILWIPAFMAKGGEERVEWVNNLIIEHKIHVQTAYPSLRLLHAVRGYWLTNRVLIKRPTTGLLMYTLATRFCDEIHLYGFWPFSKDQKGKAVKYHYYDSLTYEYNSRATPHTMPLEFKTLKSLHLRGALKLNVGECNMATQG from the exons ATGAGCAGGAGCCTTGATCATCACAG CAGGTTTTCAGAGGGAAGGAGACCCATGAAGACAGCCAAGGAGATGCCCCAGGACAAGTGTTGTAG GGGAGAGGCGATCACAGACATCTCATCCAGCACAGGGCCAGTGACTGGGAATCTGGAGATCATCGAACCACAGGTACCAAAGTGGAAGCTTAACGCCACACTGACGGCACGGATAAG GAAAGATATTCTGAGGtttctggatgcagagaaggacaTCTCCGTGCTGAAAGGCAAACTGAAGCCGGGAGATATCATTCATTATATTTTTGACAGGGACAGGACTCTGAATATATCCTCTAGCCTGTACGAGCTATTACCAAGGACATCGCCAATGAAGAACAAGCACTTCAAACAGTGCGCCATTGTGGGAAACTCTGGGATTCTGCTGAACAGTGGATGTGGGCGAGAGATTGACTCACATGAGTTTGTGATAAG ATGCAACCTTGCCCCAGTGGAAGTGTATGCTCAGGATGTTGGCCAGAAGACCGATTTGGTGACGATGAATCCTTCGGTGGTGCAGCGTGCATTTGAGGATCTGAAGAACGAGACGTGGAAGGAGAAACTGTTGCACCGGTTGAAGATGCTGGACAGCGCCATCCTCTGGATCCCAGCGTTCATGGCCAAAGGGGGAGAGGAGCGTGTCGAGTGGGTGAACAACCTCATCATTGAGCACAAGATCCACGTGCAGACCGCCTACCCATCACTGAGGCTCCTACACGCAGTGCGGGG GTACTGGCTGACTAACAGGGTTCTGATCAAACGTCCCACCACCGGCCTCTTGATGTACACTCTCGCCACTCGCTTCTGCGATGAGATCCATCTCTATGGCTTCTGGCCTTTCTCCAAGGACCAAAAGGGAAAGGCAGTGAAGTATCACTATTACGACAGTCTGACGTACGAGTACAACTCACGGGCTACGCCGCACACAATGCCTCTGGAGTTCAAGACACTGAAAAGCCTGCACCTTCGGGGTGCATTGAAGCTAAACGTTGGAGAGTGCAACATGGCAACGCAGGGTTAG